Proteins from a single region of Paraburkholderia sp. PGU19:
- a CDS encoding MauE/DoxX family redox-associated membrane protein, which yields MMLDPVLATGAQASTAIVVLLGAVAKWRRPAAFRQAVGDYRLLPEALTAPAAIAITAAETVGAAALLFPDTRVLGAIVLVALLLAFAAGLAFNILRGHTDIDCGCSGFAATQAASQANAPRGIGWFHVARAVLLAALAATAFIEPATRSIVWFDYLTLFFAVLLIVCALLTFDVLLANVPRLSHLRNS from the coding sequence CACGGCGATTGTCGTGCTGCTCGGCGCCGTCGCCAAATGGCGGCGTCCTGCCGCGTTCCGTCAGGCGGTGGGCGATTACCGCCTGTTGCCCGAAGCGTTGACGGCGCCCGCCGCCATCGCGATCACCGCAGCGGAAACGGTGGGCGCCGCCGCGCTGCTGTTCCCCGACACGCGCGTGCTCGGCGCGATCGTGCTGGTCGCGCTGCTGCTCGCGTTCGCGGCGGGGCTCGCGTTCAACATCCTGCGCGGCCACACCGATATCGACTGCGGCTGCTCGGGTTTCGCCGCGACGCAAGCGGCAAGCCAGGCGAACGCGCCGCGCGGCATCGGCTGGTTTCATGTCGCACGCGCCGTGCTGCTCGCTGCGCTCGCCGCGACCGCGTTCATCGAACCCGCGACGCGTTCGATCGTGTGGTTCGACTACCTGACGCTCTTCTTCGCCGTGCTGCTGATCGTCTGCGCACTGCTCACTTTCGATGTGCTGCTGGCCAACGTGCCGCGCCTCTCTCACTTGAG